One Caretta caretta isolate rCarCar2 chromosome 24, rCarCar1.hap1, whole genome shotgun sequence genomic region harbors:
- the POGZ gene encoding pogo transposable element with ZNF domain isoform X1 — MADTDLFMECEEEELEPWQKISDVIEDSVVEDYNSVDKTATVSVSLQPVSAPLPIVAHASIGGNLSTATSVSSSGAQNSDSAKKTLVTLFANNNGPLPQSVHRNNAADRMAANPLVQQGGQPLILTQNPTSGLGTMVTQPVLRPVQVMQNANHVTNSPVSSQPIFITTQGFPVRNVRPVQNTMNQVGIVLNVQQGQTVRPITLVPAPGTQFVKPTVGVPQVFSQMAQVRPGTTMPVRPTTNTFTTVIPATLTIRSTVPQSQSQQQSKSTPSTSTTPTSTQPTTLGQLTVQQPGQSSQATNPKLVSIASFVTVKRPGVTGENNNEVAKLVNTLNTIPSLGQSPGPLVVSNSSPAHGSQRSSVSETSSSSSLKVSSSPVPTFDLQDGGRKVCPRCNAQFRVTEALRGHMCYCCPEMVEFLKKGKSLEPEPNIQPTKPPSPEKTATVASPPSSTPIPALSPPAKAPEQSENAGDSSQSKLIMLVDDFYYGRDGGKVTQLLNFPKVPTSFRCPHCTKRLKNNIRFMNHMKHHVELDQQNGEVDVHTICQHCYRQFSTPFQLQCHLENVHSPYESTTKCKICEWAFESEPMFLQHMKDTHKPGEMPYVCQVCQYRSSLYSEVDSHFRMIHEDTRHLLCPYCLKVFKNGNAFQQHFMRHQVTQKKSVYHCNKCRLQFLFAKDKIEHKLQHHKTFRKPKQLEGLKPGTKVTIRASRGQPRTVPVSSSDAPQGTLQEATPLTTSTDPQPIFLYPPVQRNIQKRAVKKMSELLAKFQTKRSVLGRQTCLECSFEIPDFPNHFPTYVHCSLCRYSTCCSRAYANHMINNHVPRKSPKYLALFKNYTACGVKLACASCLFATSEGDAMAKHLVFNPSHEFSNIIFRGPTWISHSRHSQPHDGSMKNIYSTYPPSKAATVKTKPLLAEKDEMEPEAVLEAYKRPAVSQEEECLNIDDQEEEQPAKEPEPVSKKEQLSVKKLRVVLFALCCNTEQAAEHFRNPQRRIRRWLRRFQAFQEDNLASLSEGKYLSLEAEEKLAEWVLTQREQQLPVNEETLFQKATKIGRSLEGGFKISYEWAVRFMLRHNLSMHTRRAVAHPLPKDVDENASCFIEFVQRQIHTQDLPLSMIAAIDEISLFLDVEVLSSDDRKENALQTVGTGEPWCDVVLAILADGSILPTLVFYRGHVEQPANVPESIILEAKENGYSDDEIMELWSSRVWQKHTECQNSKGMLVLDCHRTHLSEEVLSLLNASSTLPAVVPAGCSSKIQPLDVCIKRTVKNFLHKKWKEQAKEMADSTCDSDILLQLVLCWLAEVLEVIGDCPELVQQSFLVASVLPGPDGTANSPTRNADMQEELIASLEEQLKLSDELQDEEVGFQDRTRAEESTDPEILHQLFEGESETESFYGFEDADLDLMEI, encoded by the exons CTGCCAACCCTCTTGTTCAGCAAGGTGGACAGCCACTAATCCTTACCCAGAACCCAACATCGGGGCTAGGCACAATGGTAACACAGCCAGTGTTACGACCTGTTCAGGTGATGCAGAATGCCAACCATGTTACTAATTCACCAGTGAGCAGCCAACCTATCTTTATAACAACACAG GGATTTCCAGTAAGGAATGTCCGGCCTGTACAAAACACAATGAATCAGGTTGGAATTGTTCTGAACGTACAGCAAGGCCAAACAGTTAGACCCATTACCCTAGTCCCAG CCCCAGGTACCCAGTTTGTTAAACCAACTGTTGGAGTTCCTCAGGTTTTCTCTCAAATGGCCCAGGTGAGACCAGGTACAACCATGCCGGTGCGACCCACTACCAACACTTTCACTACGGTCATTCCGGCCACGCTTACCATCAGGAGCACTGTaccacagtcccagtcacaacagcAAAGTAAgtccactcccagcacctccacaACTCCTACTTCAACGCAGCCAACAACACTTGGACAGTTAACTGTGCAGCAGCCAGGGCAATCCAGTCAAGCTACTAACCCTAAATTAG TGAGTATTGCAAGCTTTGTGACTGTGAAGAGACCTGGAGTAACTGGAGAGAACAACAATGAGGTTGCTAAGCTGGTGAACACACTGAATACCATTCCTTCATTAGGCCAGAGCCCTGGTCCACTTGTGGTTTCTAATAGCAGCCCTGCACATGGTTCCCAGCGATCCAGTGTTTCAGAGACGTCATCGTCGTCATCGCTGAAAG TCAGCTCttctcctgtccccacatttGATTTACAAGATGGTGGCCGGAAAGTCTGCCCAAGATGCAATGCCCAATTTCGAGTGACTGAGGCTTTAAGAGGACATATGTGT tACTGCTGCCCTGAAATGGTTGAATTCCTCAAGAAAGGAAAATCTCTGGAACCTGAACCAAATATTCAGCCTACAAAGCCTCCATCTCCAGAAAAAACTGCAACtgttgcttcaccaccctcctccacACCTATCCCTGCATTGTCTCCACCCGCTAAAGCTCCAGAGCAAAGTGAAAATGCAGGTGATTCATCCCAGAGCAAACTCATCATGTTGGTAGATGATTTCTACTATGGCAGGGATGGCGGCAAAGTGACTCAGCTTTTGAACTTCCCCAAGGTTCCAACATCCTTCCGGTGTCCACACTGCACCAAGAGGCTAAAGAACAACATACG GTTTATGAATCATATGAAACACCATGTTGAACTAGATCAGCAGAATGGGGAGGTAGATGTCCATACTATCTGCCAGCACTGTTACAGGCAGTTCTCCACCCCCTTCCAGCTGCAGTGCCACCTAGAGAATGTTCACAGTCCCTATGAATCAACCA CGAAGTGCAAGATTTGTGAATGGGCATTTGAGAGTGAACCAATGTTCTTGCAGCATATGAAGGATACCCACAAGCCTGGAGAAATGCCCTACGTTTGTCAG GTCTGTCAGTATCGTTCGTCGCTTTACTCTGAAGTGGATAGCCATTTCCGAATGATCCACGAGGACACACGGCACCTGCTCTGTCCTTATTGCCTGAAAGTCTTTAAGAATGGCAATGCCTTCCAGCAGCATTTCATGAGGCACCAGGTAACCCAA aaGAAGAGTGTTTATCACTGTAACAAGTGTCGGCTGCAATTCCTATTCGCCAAGGATAAAATTGAACACAAGCTGCAGCACCACAAAACTTTCCGAAAGCCGAAGCAGCTAGAAGGACTGAAACCTGGAACCAAG GTTACAATTAGAGCATCTAGAGGACAGCCGCGGACAGTGCCAGTATCTTCGTCTGATGCGCCACAGGGCACCTTGCAGGAAGCCACTCCACTGACGACTTCTACGGACCCCCAGCCCATCTTCCTGTACCCACCTGTCCAGAGGAACATCCAGAAGAGAGCAGTCAAGAAAATGTCAGAACTTCTTGCTAAGTTTCAAACTAAAAG GAGTGTTCTGGGGAGGCAGACGTGCTTGGAGTGCAGCTTCGAAATCCCAGATTTCCCAAACCACTTTCCTACCTACGTCCACTGTTCGCTGTGTCGTTATAGCACTTGCTGCTCCAGAGCTTATGCCAACCATATGATCAA CAACCACGTTCCTCGGAAGAGTCCAAAATACTTGGCCTTGTTTAAAAACTATACTGCCTG TGGGGTAAAGTTGGCCTGTGCCTCCTGTCTTTTTGCAACATCTGAAGGTGATGCAATGGCCAAGCATCTGGTCTTCAACCCATCACATGAGTTCAGTAACATCATTTTCCGAG gGCCCACTTGGATTTCACATTCAAG GCACAGCCAGCCCCATGACGGAAGCATGAAGAATATATACTCCACCTATCCCCCAAGTAAAGCTGCTACTGtgaaaacaaagcctttgttaGCTGAGAAGGATGAGATGGAGCCTGAAGCGGTGCTAGAGGCATATAAGAGACCTGCGGTTAGTCAGGAGGAAGAGTGCTTAAATATTGATGATCAAGAAGAAGAACAGCCAGCAAAAGAGCCCGAACCTGTAAGCAAAAAGGAACAACTGTCCGTGAAAAAGCTTCGTGTCGTACTGTTTGCCTTGTGCTGCAACACTGAACAGGCAGCAGAGCACTTCAGGAATCCTCAGAGGCGTATCAGGCGCTGGCTGCGAAGGTTTCAAGCTTTCCAAGAAGACAACTTAGCATCTTTGTCAGAGGGCAAGTACCTCAGCTTAGAGGCTGAAGAGAAGCTAGCAGAGTGGGTCCTCACAcaaagagagcagcagctgcctgtgAACGAGGAGACTCTCTTTCAGAAGGCAACCAAGATTGGCCGGTCCCTTGAGGGAGGCTTCAAGATCTCCTACGAATGGGCGGTGAGGTTCATGCTCAGGCACAACCTCAGCATGCACACCCGCAGAGCAGTGGCTCACCCTCTCCCCAAAGACGTAGACGAAAATGCCAGCTGCTTCATTGAGTTTGTGCAACGGCAGATCCACACCCAGGACCTGCCACTCTCCATGATCGCAGCCATTGACGAGATCTCTCTTTTCCTTGATGTGGAGGTACTGAGCAGCGACGACAGGAAAGAGAATGCATTGCAGACAGTGGGGACCGGGGAGCCCTGGTGCGACGTTGTCCTCGCTATCTTAGCTGATGGCAGCATTTTGCCAACTCTGGTGTTCTACAGGGGTCATGTAGAGCAGCCTGCCAACGTGCCGGAGTCTATTATATTGGAAGCAAAGGAGAATGGGTACAGCGATGACGAAATCATGGAGCTGTGGTCTTCTAGAGTGTGGCAGAAGCACACAGAGTGCCAGAACAGCAAGGGCATGCTGGTGCTGGATTGCCACCGAACACATCTGTCTGAAGAGGTACTTTCCTTACTGAATGCATCCAGCACTCTGCCAGCCGTAGTCcctgctggctgcagctccaAAATCCAACCCCTAGATGTGTGCATAAAAAGGACTGTGAAAAACTTCTTGCATAAAAAGTGGAAAGAGCAAGCCAAGGAAATGGCGGACTCCACATGCGACTCGGACATTCTCCTCCAGCTGGTTTTATGCTGGCTGGCGGAGGTTCTGGAGGTCATTGGCGACTGTCCTGAACTCGTGCAGCAGTCCTTCCTGGTGGCTAGCGTGCTGCCGGGCCCCGATGGCACGGCCAACTCTCCCACACGCAATGCCGACATGCAGGAGGAGCTGATTGCCTCTCTGGAGGAGCAGCTGAAGCTGAGCGATGAGCTGCAGGACGAAGAAGTTGGATTCCAGGATAGGACCCGTGCTGAAGAATCTACAGACCCAGAAATCCTCCACCAGCTCTTTGAAGGGGAAAGCGAGACTGAATCCTTCTATGGCTTTGAAGATGCTGATTTGGATCTGATGGAAATCTGA
- the POGZ gene encoding pogo transposable element with ZNF domain isoform X8: protein MADTDLFMECEEEELEPWQKISDVIEDSVVEDYNSVDKTATVSVSLQPVSAPLPIVAHASIGGNLSTATSVSSSGAQNSDSAKKTLVTLFANNNGPLPQSVHRNNAADRMAANPLVQQGGQPLILTQNPTSGLGTMVTQPVLRPVQVMQNANHVTNSPVSSQPIFITTQGFPVRNVRPVQNTMNQVGIVLNVQQGQTVRPITLVPAPGTQFVKPTVGVPQVFSQMAQVRPGTTMPVRPTTNTFTTVIPATLTIRSTVPQSQSQQQMSIASFVTVKRPGVTGENNNEVAKLVNTLNTIPSLGQSPGPLVVSNSSPAHGSQRSSVSETSSSSSLKVSSSPVPTFDLQDGGRKVCPRCNAQFRVTEALRGHMCYCCPEMVEFLKKGKSLEPEPNIQPTKPPSPEKTATVASPPSSTPIPALSPPAKAPEQSENAGDSSQSKLIMLVDDFYYGRDGGKVTQLLNFPKVPTSFRCPHCTKRLKNNIRFMNHMKHHVELDQQNGEVDVHTICQHCYRQFSTPFQLQCHLENVHSPYESTTKCKICEWAFESEPMFLQHMKDTHKPGEMPYVCQVCQYRSSLYSEVDSHFRMIHEDTRHLLCPYCLKVFKNGNAFQQHFMRHQVTQKKSVYHCNKCRLQFLFAKDKIEHKLQHHKTFRKPKQLEGLKPGTKVTIRASRGQPRTVPVSSSDAPQGTLQEATPLTTSTDPQPIFLYPPVQRNIQKRAVKKMSELLAKFQTKRSVLGRQTCLECSFEIPDFPNHFPTYVHCSLCRYSTCCSRAYANHMINNHVPRKSPKYLALFKNYTACGVKLACASCLFATSEGDAMAKHLVFNPSHEFSNIIFRGPTWISHSRHSQPHDGSMKNIYSTYPPSKAATVKTKPLLAEKDEMEPEAVLEAYKRPAVSQEEECLNIDDQEEEQPAKEPEPVSKKEQLSVKKLRVVLFALCCNTEQAAEHFRNPQRRIRRWLRRFQAFQEDNLASLSEGKYLSLEAEEKLAEWVLTQREQQLPVNEETLFQKATKIGRSLEGGFKISYEWAVRFMLRHNLSMHTRRAVAHPLPKDVDENASCFIEFVQRQIHTQDLPLSMIAAIDEISLFLDVEVLSSDDRKENALQTVGTGEPWCDVVLAILADGSILPTLVFYRGHVEQPANVPESIILEAKENGYSDDEIMELWSSRVWQKHTECQNSKGMLVLDCHRTHLSEEVLSLLNASSTLPAVVPAGCSSKIQPLDVCIKRTVKNFLHKKWKEQAKEMADSTCDSDILLQLVLCWLAEVLEVIGDCPELVQQSFLVASVLPGPDGTANSPTRNADMQEELIASLEEQLKLSDELQDEEVGFQDRTRAEESTDPEILHQLFEGESETESFYGFEDADLDLMEI from the exons CTGCCAACCCTCTTGTTCAGCAAGGTGGACAGCCACTAATCCTTACCCAGAACCCAACATCGGGGCTAGGCACAATGGTAACACAGCCAGTGTTACGACCTGTTCAGGTGATGCAGAATGCCAACCATGTTACTAATTCACCAGTGAGCAGCCAACCTATCTTTATAACAACACAG GGATTTCCAGTAAGGAATGTCCGGCCTGTACAAAACACAATGAATCAGGTTGGAATTGTTCTGAACGTACAGCAAGGCCAAACAGTTAGACCCATTACCCTAGTCCCAG CCCCAGGTACCCAGTTTGTTAAACCAACTGTTGGAGTTCCTCAGGTTTTCTCTCAAATGGCCCAGGTGAGACCAGGTACAACCATGCCGGTGCGACCCACTACCAACACTTTCACTACGGTCATTCCGGCCACGCTTACCATCAGGAGCACTGTaccacagtcccagtcacaacagcAAA TGAGTATTGCAAGCTTTGTGACTGTGAAGAGACCTGGAGTAACTGGAGAGAACAACAATGAGGTTGCTAAGCTGGTGAACACACTGAATACCATTCCTTCATTAGGCCAGAGCCCTGGTCCACTTGTGGTTTCTAATAGCAGCCCTGCACATGGTTCCCAGCGATCCAGTGTTTCAGAGACGTCATCGTCGTCATCGCTGAAAG TCAGCTCttctcctgtccccacatttGATTTACAAGATGGTGGCCGGAAAGTCTGCCCAAGATGCAATGCCCAATTTCGAGTGACTGAGGCTTTAAGAGGACATATGTGT tACTGCTGCCCTGAAATGGTTGAATTCCTCAAGAAAGGAAAATCTCTGGAACCTGAACCAAATATTCAGCCTACAAAGCCTCCATCTCCAGAAAAAACTGCAACtgttgcttcaccaccctcctccacACCTATCCCTGCATTGTCTCCACCCGCTAAAGCTCCAGAGCAAAGTGAAAATGCAGGTGATTCATCCCAGAGCAAACTCATCATGTTGGTAGATGATTTCTACTATGGCAGGGATGGCGGCAAAGTGACTCAGCTTTTGAACTTCCCCAAGGTTCCAACATCCTTCCGGTGTCCACACTGCACCAAGAGGCTAAAGAACAACATACG GTTTATGAATCATATGAAACACCATGTTGAACTAGATCAGCAGAATGGGGAGGTAGATGTCCATACTATCTGCCAGCACTGTTACAGGCAGTTCTCCACCCCCTTCCAGCTGCAGTGCCACCTAGAGAATGTTCACAGTCCCTATGAATCAACCA CGAAGTGCAAGATTTGTGAATGGGCATTTGAGAGTGAACCAATGTTCTTGCAGCATATGAAGGATACCCACAAGCCTGGAGAAATGCCCTACGTTTGTCAG GTCTGTCAGTATCGTTCGTCGCTTTACTCTGAAGTGGATAGCCATTTCCGAATGATCCACGAGGACACACGGCACCTGCTCTGTCCTTATTGCCTGAAAGTCTTTAAGAATGGCAATGCCTTCCAGCAGCATTTCATGAGGCACCAGGTAACCCAA aaGAAGAGTGTTTATCACTGTAACAAGTGTCGGCTGCAATTCCTATTCGCCAAGGATAAAATTGAACACAAGCTGCAGCACCACAAAACTTTCCGAAAGCCGAAGCAGCTAGAAGGACTGAAACCTGGAACCAAG GTTACAATTAGAGCATCTAGAGGACAGCCGCGGACAGTGCCAGTATCTTCGTCTGATGCGCCACAGGGCACCTTGCAGGAAGCCACTCCACTGACGACTTCTACGGACCCCCAGCCCATCTTCCTGTACCCACCTGTCCAGAGGAACATCCAGAAGAGAGCAGTCAAGAAAATGTCAGAACTTCTTGCTAAGTTTCAAACTAAAAG GAGTGTTCTGGGGAGGCAGACGTGCTTGGAGTGCAGCTTCGAAATCCCAGATTTCCCAAACCACTTTCCTACCTACGTCCACTGTTCGCTGTGTCGTTATAGCACTTGCTGCTCCAGAGCTTATGCCAACCATATGATCAA CAACCACGTTCCTCGGAAGAGTCCAAAATACTTGGCCTTGTTTAAAAACTATACTGCCTG TGGGGTAAAGTTGGCCTGTGCCTCCTGTCTTTTTGCAACATCTGAAGGTGATGCAATGGCCAAGCATCTGGTCTTCAACCCATCACATGAGTTCAGTAACATCATTTTCCGAG gGCCCACTTGGATTTCACATTCAAG GCACAGCCAGCCCCATGACGGAAGCATGAAGAATATATACTCCACCTATCCCCCAAGTAAAGCTGCTACTGtgaaaacaaagcctttgttaGCTGAGAAGGATGAGATGGAGCCTGAAGCGGTGCTAGAGGCATATAAGAGACCTGCGGTTAGTCAGGAGGAAGAGTGCTTAAATATTGATGATCAAGAAGAAGAACAGCCAGCAAAAGAGCCCGAACCTGTAAGCAAAAAGGAACAACTGTCCGTGAAAAAGCTTCGTGTCGTACTGTTTGCCTTGTGCTGCAACACTGAACAGGCAGCAGAGCACTTCAGGAATCCTCAGAGGCGTATCAGGCGCTGGCTGCGAAGGTTTCAAGCTTTCCAAGAAGACAACTTAGCATCTTTGTCAGAGGGCAAGTACCTCAGCTTAGAGGCTGAAGAGAAGCTAGCAGAGTGGGTCCTCACAcaaagagagcagcagctgcctgtgAACGAGGAGACTCTCTTTCAGAAGGCAACCAAGATTGGCCGGTCCCTTGAGGGAGGCTTCAAGATCTCCTACGAATGGGCGGTGAGGTTCATGCTCAGGCACAACCTCAGCATGCACACCCGCAGAGCAGTGGCTCACCCTCTCCCCAAAGACGTAGACGAAAATGCCAGCTGCTTCATTGAGTTTGTGCAACGGCAGATCCACACCCAGGACCTGCCACTCTCCATGATCGCAGCCATTGACGAGATCTCTCTTTTCCTTGATGTGGAGGTACTGAGCAGCGACGACAGGAAAGAGAATGCATTGCAGACAGTGGGGACCGGGGAGCCCTGGTGCGACGTTGTCCTCGCTATCTTAGCTGATGGCAGCATTTTGCCAACTCTGGTGTTCTACAGGGGTCATGTAGAGCAGCCTGCCAACGTGCCGGAGTCTATTATATTGGAAGCAAAGGAGAATGGGTACAGCGATGACGAAATCATGGAGCTGTGGTCTTCTAGAGTGTGGCAGAAGCACACAGAGTGCCAGAACAGCAAGGGCATGCTGGTGCTGGATTGCCACCGAACACATCTGTCTGAAGAGGTACTTTCCTTACTGAATGCATCCAGCACTCTGCCAGCCGTAGTCcctgctggctgcagctccaAAATCCAACCCCTAGATGTGTGCATAAAAAGGACTGTGAAAAACTTCTTGCATAAAAAGTGGAAAGAGCAAGCCAAGGAAATGGCGGACTCCACATGCGACTCGGACATTCTCCTCCAGCTGGTTTTATGCTGGCTGGCGGAGGTTCTGGAGGTCATTGGCGACTGTCCTGAACTCGTGCAGCAGTCCTTCCTGGTGGCTAGCGTGCTGCCGGGCCCCGATGGCACGGCCAACTCTCCCACACGCAATGCCGACATGCAGGAGGAGCTGATTGCCTCTCTGGAGGAGCAGCTGAAGCTGAGCGATGAGCTGCAGGACGAAGAAGTTGGATTCCAGGATAGGACCCGTGCTGAAGAATCTACAGACCCAGAAATCCTCCACCAGCTCTTTGAAGGGGAAAGCGAGACTGAATCCTTCTATGGCTTTGAAGATGCTGATTTGGATCTGATGGAAATCTGA